Proteins from a genomic interval of Rhizobium etli CFN 42:
- a CDS encoding acylphosphatase: MSDHNEAVRVRISGRVQGVGFRMWTRDEALRLGVTGWVRNEADGSVSALIAGADSAISAMIERLRRGPAGASVSGVETEVAQLENMPRDFRITG; encoded by the coding sequence ATGTCCGATCATAACGAGGCGGTGCGAGTGCGGATATCAGGCAGGGTCCAAGGTGTCGGTTTTCGCATGTGGACACGCGATGAGGCGCTGCGGCTCGGCGTAACGGGTTGGGTGCGCAACGAAGCGGACGGATCCGTGTCCGCCTTGATCGCTGGAGCGGATAGCGCGATTTCGGCAATGATCGAGCGTTTGAGGCGCGGACCTGCAGGGGCATCGGTTTCAGGTGTCGAGACGGAAGTGGCTCAGCTCGAGAATATGCCGAGGGATTTCCGCATTACCGGCTGA
- the gor gene encoding glutathione-disulfide reductase — protein sequence MSSYDYDLFVIGGGSGGVRAARVAASLGKKVAIAEEYRYGGTCVIRGCVPKKLFVYASQFHEHFEDAAGFGWTVGRSSFDWKKLVAAKDAEIARLEGLYKKGLAGANAEILETRAELVDAHTVRLVKTGQTVTAKTIVIATGGRPNPHVALPGHELCISSNDAFHLEELPKSIVIAGGGYIAVEFANIFHGLGVATTLIYRGAEILSRFDEDLRRGLHEAMVAKGIRILCHDALQQVSNAEDGLVLETLNNGTLQAGVVMLALGRDPNTEGLGLEAAGVAMDERGAVIVDDYSRTNVENIYALGDVTNRVQLTPVAIHEAMCFIETEYKNNPTRPDHELIPTAVFSQPEIGTVGLSEEEAGKRYSELEVYRAQFRPLKATLSGRPERMIMKLIVESASRKVVGAHILGHDAGEMAQLLGVTLKAGCTKDDFDRTMALHPTAAEELVTMYAPSYRIRDGQRL from the coding sequence ATGTCTTCCTATGACTACGACCTTTTCGTCATCGGCGGTGGTTCCGGAGGTGTGCGCGCTGCGCGCGTCGCTGCCTCGCTCGGCAAGAAGGTGGCGATCGCCGAGGAATATCGCTATGGCGGGACATGCGTCATCCGCGGTTGCGTGCCGAAGAAGCTGTTCGTCTATGCTTCGCAGTTCCACGAGCATTTCGAGGATGCAGCGGGTTTCGGCTGGACGGTCGGCCGAAGCAGCTTCGACTGGAAGAAGCTGGTGGCCGCCAAGGATGCGGAGATCGCGCGACTGGAAGGCCTCTACAAGAAGGGGCTCGCCGGCGCCAATGCCGAGATCCTGGAAACGCGCGCCGAGCTCGTCGATGCCCATACGGTGCGGCTCGTGAAAACAGGGCAGACGGTGACGGCCAAGACGATCGTGATCGCGACCGGCGGACGCCCGAACCCGCATGTCGCGCTTCCCGGTCACGAGCTTTGCATTTCCTCCAACGACGCCTTTCATCTCGAAGAACTGCCAAAATCGATCGTGATCGCAGGCGGCGGTTACATCGCCGTCGAATTCGCCAATATCTTCCATGGCCTCGGCGTGGCGACAACGCTGATCTATCGCGGCGCCGAAATCCTGTCTCGCTTCGACGAGGATCTGAGGCGGGGCCTGCACGAGGCAATGGTCGCCAAGGGCATCCGCATTCTCTGCCATGACGCGCTGCAACAGGTTTCGAACGCCGAGGACGGGCTCGTGCTGGAGACGCTGAACAATGGCACGCTACAGGCCGGTGTCGTCATGCTGGCGCTCGGGCGCGATCCGAATACGGAAGGCCTCGGCCTTGAGGCAGCCGGCGTCGCCATGGACGAGCGCGGCGCCGTCATCGTCGACGATTATTCCCGTACCAATGTCGAAAATATCTATGCCCTCGGGGATGTCACCAATCGGGTGCAGCTGACGCCGGTGGCAATTCACGAGGCGATGTGCTTCATCGAGACCGAGTACAAGAACAATCCGACCCGGCCGGACCATGAACTGATCCCCACCGCCGTCTTCTCACAGCCCGAGATCGGCACGGTCGGCCTGTCGGAAGAGGAGGCGGGCAAGCGGTACAGTGAGCTCGAAGTATACCGCGCCCAGTTCCGACCGCTGAAAGCGACGCTTTCCGGCCGGCCCGAGCGAATGATCATGAAACTGATTGTCGAATCTGCGAGCCGCAAGGTGGTGGGGGCTCATATCCTCGGGCACGATGCCGGCGAGATGGCGCAGCTACTCGGCGTCACGCTGAAGGCCGGCTGCACCAAGGACGATTTCGATCGGACGATGGCGCTGCACCCGACCGCGGCCGAAGAGCTCGTCACCATGTATGCGCCGAGCTACCGTATCCGTGATGGGCAGCGCCTCTGA
- a CDS encoding TolB family protein has translation MRSSVEIYNVGTGRAREVWQTDRLVEAPNFSPDGSYLLLNGDGLLFRLPLDGGEVVRVDTGFAVNCNNDHGISPDGTEIVISDKSEFGKSAIYILPIEGGTPRLVTRNQPSYWHGWSPDGRQLAYCGIRDDLFDIYTISVDGGAETRLTHGEGRNDGPDYSADGQWIYFNSSRTGLMQIWRIHPDGTGLEQVTSDNQGNWFAHPSPRNDKVLILSYDPSVFDHPRDLDVRLRLMDMDGGNLKTLFELFGGQGTINVPCWSPDGEEFAYVRYFPAG, from the coding sequence ATGCGCAGCTCGGTCGAGATCTACAATGTCGGGACGGGCAGGGCTCGCGAGGTCTGGCAAACGGACAGGCTGGTGGAAGCGCCGAATTTTTCTCCCGACGGCTCCTATCTCCTGCTGAACGGCGACGGGCTGCTCTTCCGGCTGCCGCTCGATGGCGGCGAGGTGGTCAGGGTCGATACCGGCTTTGCCGTCAATTGCAACAATGATCACGGCATTTCGCCCGACGGCACCGAGATCGTCATCTCGGACAAGAGCGAGTTCGGCAAGTCGGCGATCTATATACTGCCGATCGAAGGCGGAACGCCGCGGCTCGTCACCCGGAACCAGCCCTCCTACTGGCATGGCTGGTCGCCTGATGGCCGCCAGCTCGCCTATTGCGGCATCCGCGACGACCTCTTCGATATCTATACGATCTCCGTCGACGGCGGCGCCGAAACGCGGCTGACGCATGGCGAAGGCCGCAATGACGGGCCGGACTATTCCGCCGACGGGCAATGGATCTATTTCAATTCCAGCCGCACCGGGCTGATGCAGATTTGGCGTATCCACCCCGACGGCACGGGCCTCGAGCAGGTAACGTCGGACAATCAGGGCAACTGGTTCGCCCATCCGTCGCCGAGAAATGACAAGGTGCTGATCCTGTCCTATGACCCCTCGGTTTTCGATCACCCGCGCGATCTCGATGTGCGGCTGCGGCTGATGGACATGGATGGCGGCAACCTGAAAACGCTGTTCGAGCTTTTCGGCGGGCAGGGCACGATCAATGTGCCCTGCTGGTCTCCTGACGGCGAAGAATTCGCCTATGTGCGTTATTTCCCGGCTGGTTAA
- a CDS encoding NAD+ synthase: protein MTQENALSDIFRIAIGQLNPTVGDVAGNLAKAREARADAGREGAHLLVLTELFISGYPPEDLVLKPAFIRACWKAVESLAADTADGGPGVVIGFPRQDQTGRYNSVAVLDGGKVVAVRDKVDLPNYGEFDEKRVFVQGAMPGPVNFRGVRLGIPICEDIWGDLGVCETLAESGAEILLSPNGSPYYRGKVDIRHQVVLKQVIETGLPLIYAAQLGGQDELVFDGASFAFNADKSLAFQMSQFETALAVTTWKRGEAGWHCAEGPMARIPEDEEADYRACLLGFRDYVNKNGFKTVVLGLSGGIDSAICTAIAVDALGEERVRTVMLPYRYTSEDSLKDAADCAKALGCRYDIVPIEQPVTGFSSALSNLFEGTESGITEENLQSRARGVILMAISNKFGAMVVTTGNKSEMSVGYATLYGDMNGGFNPIKDLYKMQVYALARWRNENVPPGALGPSGEVIPQNIIDKAPSAELRPDQKDQDSLPPYPVLDDILECLVEKEMAVEEIVARGHDVATVHRVEHLLYLAEYKRRQSAPGVKITKKNFGRDRRYPITNRFRDR, encoded by the coding sequence ATGACACAGGAAAACGCTCTCTCCGATATCTTCCGCATCGCTATCGGCCAGCTCAATCCCACGGTCGGTGATGTCGCCGGCAATCTTGCCAAGGCACGTGAAGCACGCGCTGATGCAGGCCGAGAGGGCGCGCATCTGCTCGTGTTGACCGAGCTTTTCATCTCCGGCTATCCGCCGGAAGACCTGGTGCTGAAGCCGGCCTTCATCCGTGCCTGCTGGAAGGCGGTGGAAAGCCTTGCGGCCGATACCGCCGATGGCGGGCCGGGCGTCGTCATAGGTTTCCCGCGGCAGGATCAGACCGGACGCTATAATTCTGTCGCCGTGCTTGACGGCGGCAAGGTCGTCGCGGTTCGCGACAAGGTCGATCTACCGAATTACGGCGAGTTCGACGAGAAGCGGGTTTTCGTGCAGGGGGCCATGCCGGGGCCGGTGAATTTCCGCGGCGTGCGGCTCGGCATTCCAATCTGCGAAGATATCTGGGGTGATCTCGGCGTTTGCGAGACGCTGGCCGAAAGCGGGGCGGAGATCCTGCTGTCGCCGAACGGGTCCCCCTATTATCGCGGCAAGGTCGATATCCGTCACCAGGTGGTACTGAAGCAGGTGATCGAGACCGGCCTGCCGCTGATTTATGCCGCCCAGCTCGGGGGGCAGGACGAGCTCGTGTTCGATGGGGCGAGCTTCGCCTTCAACGCCGACAAATCGCTCGCCTTTCAGATGAGCCAGTTCGAGACAGCGCTTGCGGTGACGACATGGAAACGTGGGGAAGCGGGCTGGCACTGCGCCGAAGGACCGATGGCGCGTATCCCCGAGGACGAGGAGGCCGATTATCGCGCCTGCCTGCTCGGCTTCCGCGACTACGTCAACAAAAATGGTTTCAAGACCGTCGTTCTCGGCCTTTCCGGCGGCATCGACTCGGCGATCTGCACAGCGATCGCGGTCGACGCTCTCGGAGAGGAGCGGGTGCGAACGGTCATGCTGCCCTATCGTTACACCTCGGAAGATTCACTGAAGGATGCAGCCGACTGCGCCAAGGCGCTCGGCTGCCGCTATGACATCGTGCCGATCGAACAGCCGGTAACCGGCTTCAGCAGCGCGCTGTCCAACCTCTTCGAGGGTACGGAGAGCGGAATCACCGAGGAGAACTTGCAGAGCCGCGCGCGCGGCGTCATCCTGATGGCGATCTCCAACAAATTCGGCGCGATGGTGGTGACGACGGGCAACAAGTCGGAAATGTCGGTCGGCTACGCCACGCTGTATGGCGACATGAACGGCGGCTTCAATCCGATCAAAGACCTCTACAAGATGCAGGTCTATGCGCTGGCCCGCTGGCGCAACGAGAATGTGCCGCCGGGCGCGCTAGGCCCGTCGGGTGAAGTGATTCCGCAAAATATCATCGACAAGGCACCATCGGCCGAGCTGCGTCCCGATCAAAAGGATCAGGATTCGCTGCCGCCTTATCCCGTTCTCGACGATATTCTCGAGTGCTTGGTCGAGAAGGAAATGGCTGTCGAGGAGATCGTCGCGCGCGGCCATGACGTAGCGACCGTTCACCGGGTCGAGCATCTGCTCTATCTCGCCGAATATAAGCGCCGGCAATCGGCGCCGGGCGTGAAGATCACCAAGAAGAACTTCGGCCGCGACCGGCGCTATCCGATCACCAATCGATTCCGCGATCGCTGA
- a CDS encoding class II 3-deoxy-7-phosphoheptulonate synthase, giving the protein MAENWTPSSWRQKPILQVPEYPDAAALAATEATLASYPPLVFAGEARRLKKHLANVAEGNGFLLQGGDCAESFAEHGADNIRDFFRAFLQMAVVLTFGAQLPVVKVGRIAGQFAKPRSSNVEKQGDVTLPAYRGDIINGIEFTEESRIPNPERQAMAYRQSAATLNLLRAFAMGGYANLENVHQWMLGFVKDSPQGERYRKLADRISETMDFMKAIGITSENHPSLRETDFFTSHEALLLGYEEALTRIDSTSGDWYATSGHMIWIGDRTRQADHAHVEYCRGIKNPIGLKCGPSLQADDLLQLIDILNPGNEAGRLTLICRFGHEKVAENLPRLIRAVEREGRKVVWSCDPMHGNTITLNNYKTRPFERILSEVESFFQIHRAEGTHPGGIHVEMTGKDVTECTGGARAVTADDLQDRYHTHCDPRLNSDQALELAFLLAERMKGGRDEKRMVANG; this is encoded by the coding sequence ATGGCAGAGAACTGGACCCCGAGCAGCTGGCGGCAGAAACCGATCCTGCAGGTTCCCGAATATCCCGATGCAGCTGCTTTGGCGGCAACGGAGGCCACGCTCGCCAGCTATCCGCCGCTCGTCTTCGCAGGCGAGGCGCGCCGCCTGAAGAAGCATCTCGCCAATGTCGCCGAGGGTAACGGCTTCCTACTGCAGGGCGGCGACTGCGCCGAGAGCTTTGCCGAACACGGCGCCGACAATATTCGCGATTTCTTCCGCGCCTTCCTGCAGATGGCTGTGGTGCTGACCTTCGGCGCGCAGCTTCCGGTCGTCAAGGTCGGCCGCATCGCCGGCCAGTTCGCCAAGCCGCGCTCATCCAACGTCGAGAAGCAGGGCGACGTGACGCTGCCCGCCTATCGCGGTGACATCATCAACGGCATCGAATTCACTGAGGAGTCGCGCATTCCGAACCCGGAACGCCAAGCCATGGCCTATCGCCAGTCGGCCGCGACGCTGAACCTTCTGCGCGCCTTTGCGATGGGCGGCTACGCTAATCTCGAAAACGTGCATCAGTGGATGCTCGGTTTCGTCAAGGACAGCCCTCAAGGCGAGCGTTACCGCAAGCTTGCCGACCGCATCAGCGAAACCATGGATTTCATGAAGGCGATCGGCATCACCTCGGAAAACCATCCGAGCCTGCGCGAGACCGATTTCTTCACCAGCCATGAAGCGCTGCTGCTCGGCTACGAGGAGGCACTGACACGCATCGATTCCACCTCCGGCGACTGGTATGCCACGTCAGGCCACATGATCTGGATCGGCGACCGCACGCGCCAGGCCGACCATGCGCATGTCGAATATTGCCGCGGCATCAAGAACCCGATCGGCCTGAAATGCGGCCCATCGCTGCAGGCCGACGATTTGCTGCAGCTGATCGACATTCTGAATCCGGGGAATGAAGCCGGGCGCCTGACTCTGATCTGCCGCTTCGGCCACGAAAAAGTCGCCGAAAATCTGCCGCGTCTCATTCGCGCTGTCGAGCGTGAAGGCCGCAAGGTCGTCTGGTCCTGCGATCCCATGCACGGCAACACGATCACGCTCAACAACTACAAGACCCGTCCCTTCGAACGGATTCTGTCGGAAGTCGAAAGCTTCTTCCAGATCCACCGCGCGGAAGGCACGCATCCCGGCGGCATCCATGTCGAAATGACCGGCAAGGACGTGACGGAATGTACCGGCGGCGCCCGCGCCGTCACCGCCGACGACCTGCAGGACCGCTACCACACGCACTGCGATCCGCGCCTCAACTCCGACCAGGCGCTCGAGCTCGCCTTCCTGCTTGCCGAGCGCATGAAGGGCGGCCGCGACGAGAAGCGCATGGTCGCCAACGGCTGA
- a CDS encoding pilus assembly protein TadG-related protein, whose translation MAILPPGFISNRSGNFGIMTALLMVPLMGAAGMAVDVAHALSLRTQLYAAADAAAVGSIAEKSGAVAAAMTMNGNGTVSLGKTDARNIFMSQTSGELTDIHIDLGIDVTKTANKLNSQVSFTATVPTTFMRIFGRDSIIISGTATAEYQTAAFMDFYILLDNTPSMGVGATASDVSKLQAKTGCAFACHQMDQSTNNYTIAKSLGVTMRIDVVRQATQALTDTAKAERVSSDQFRMGVYTFGTKAEDAKLTTISGLTSDLTKVKNYTNAVDLMTIPYQNYNSDQLTSFDSAMTQINTIIDPAGDGTSNISPEKILFFVADGVGDSYKPSTCTKKTTGGRCQEPIDTTFCKPLKDRGVKIAVLYTTYLPLPSNSWYNTWIKPFQNEIPTKMQACASPGLYFEVTPTDGIADAMKALFLKVIRAPRITS comes from the coding sequence ATGGCGATCCTTCCGCCCGGCTTCATATCGAACCGATCGGGCAATTTCGGCATCATGACGGCATTGCTGATGGTGCCGCTCATGGGTGCGGCCGGCATGGCGGTGGATGTGGCCCACGCACTGAGCCTGAGAACCCAGCTCTACGCCGCCGCCGATGCTGCGGCCGTCGGTTCGATCGCCGAAAAATCGGGCGCGGTCGCCGCCGCAATGACAATGAACGGCAACGGCACGGTCTCGCTTGGCAAGACCGACGCCCGCAACATCTTCATGTCTCAGACGTCGGGTGAGCTGACCGACATTCATATCGATCTCGGCATCGACGTCACCAAGACCGCCAATAAGCTGAACTCGCAGGTTTCCTTCACCGCGACCGTGCCGACGACCTTCATGCGCATTTTTGGCCGGGATTCGATCATCATCTCCGGCACGGCGACAGCCGAATACCAGACTGCCGCCTTCATGGATTTCTACATCCTGCTCGACAACACGCCGTCCATGGGCGTCGGCGCGACCGCAAGCGACGTTTCGAAGCTGCAAGCCAAGACCGGCTGTGCTTTCGCCTGTCACCAGATGGACCAGAGCACCAACAACTACACCATAGCCAAGAGCCTCGGCGTCACCATGCGCATCGACGTGGTTCGCCAGGCTACCCAGGCGCTGACCGATACGGCCAAGGCCGAGCGCGTCAGCAGCGATCAGTTTCGGATGGGTGTCTACACTTTCGGCACCAAGGCCGAGGACGCGAAGCTGACGACGATTTCCGGCCTCACCTCCGACCTGACAAAGGTCAAGAATTATACCAACGCGGTCGATCTGATGACAATTCCTTACCAGAATTACAACAGTGACCAGCTCACGAGCTTCGACAGCGCGATGACGCAGATCAACACGATCATAGACCCGGCGGGCGACGGAACCTCGAATATTAGTCCGGAAAAAATCCTGTTTTTCGTCGCCGACGGCGTCGGCGACAGCTACAAGCCCTCGACATGTACCAAGAAGACGACCGGCGGTCGCTGCCAGGAGCCGATCGACACGACTTTCTGCAAGCCGCTGAAGGACCGCGGCGTTAAGATCGCCGTGCTCTATACGACTTACCTGCCGCTGCCCAGCAACAGCTGGTATAACACCTGGATCAAGCCCTTCCAGAACGAGATACCGACGAAAATGCAGGCCTGTGCCTCGCCCGGCCTTTATTTCGAAGTCACGCCGACCGACGGCATTGCCGATGCGATGAAGGCGCTTTTCCTCAAAGTCATCCGCGCGCCGCGCATCACCAGTTGA
- a CDS encoding DUF1003 domain-containing protein — protein sequence MNNFSNFVHHHFDKPADELGDTEKRVLAKAHERKIISTDVNAAFSAEASFGERIADSIARVGGSWSFILGFLAFLVVWTIINTIVLASGAFDPYPFVFLNLILSMLAAIQAPIIMMSQNRQAERDRFAAAKDYEVNLKAELEVLSLHQKIDMRVLTELTALREDVARLSAALAAKT from the coding sequence ATGAATAACTTTTCGAACTTCGTGCACCATCATTTCGACAAACCGGCCGACGAACTCGGCGACACGGAAAAGCGCGTGCTGGCGAAAGCGCACGAGCGCAAGATCATCTCGACCGATGTCAACGCCGCCTTTTCTGCCGAGGCCTCTTTTGGAGAACGTATCGCCGACAGCATCGCTCGTGTCGGCGGCTCATGGTCCTTCATCCTCGGCTTCCTGGCCTTCCTCGTCGTCTGGACGATAATCAACACCATCGTTTTGGCGAGTGGCGCCTTCGATCCCTATCCCTTCGTCTTCCTGAACCTGATCTTGTCGATGCTCGCCGCCATCCAGGCGCCGATCATCATGATGTCGCAGAATCGTCAGGCTGAGCGCGACCGCTTCGCGGCGGCCAAGGATTACGAAGTCAATCTCAAAGCCGAACTCGAAGTGCTCTCCTTGCACCAGAAGATCGATATGCGCGTCCTGACCGAGCTGACGGCGCTGCGCGAAGACGTCGCTCGTCTCAGCGCGGCGCTCGCAGCCAAGACCTGA
- a CDS encoding 3-deoxy-7-phosphoheptulonate synthase yields MPDTIDDLRILEITPLTKPADIIAEIPRTVAVSETVTSNRHAIHQILEGEDDRLIVVIGPCSIHDPAAAREYAERLAEQRQRLSSDLEIVMRVYFEKPRTTVGWKGLMNDPHLDGSYRIEEGLRIARRLLLDINAMGLPAGVEFLETITPQYIADLVSWGAIGARTTESQIHRQLASGLSCPIGFKNGTDGGVRVALDAILAASQPHHFPAVTKDGQAAIASTKGNEDCHIILRGGKQPNYEADDVEAVVGEAVKLGVTPRILIDASHANSRKDPMNQPRVVKSVASQIAAGNRHIKGMMIESNLVAGRQDLVPGKPLVYGQSITDGCIDWDMSVAVLEDLAKAAGARRKAAAA; encoded by the coding sequence GTGCCCGATACCATCGATGATCTGCGTATCCTCGAGATCACCCCGCTGACCAAACCCGCCGATATCATCGCGGAAATCCCCCGCACCGTTGCCGTCAGCGAGACGGTGACCAGCAACCGTCATGCGATCCATCAGATCCTTGAGGGAGAAGACGACCGCCTGATCGTCGTCATCGGCCCCTGCTCCATCCACGATCCTGCTGCAGCACGCGAATATGCCGAGCGCTTGGCGGAACAGCGGCAGCGCCTCTCCAGCGATCTGGAAATCGTCATGCGCGTCTATTTCGAAAAGCCCCGCACCACGGTCGGCTGGAAGGGTCTGATGAACGACCCGCATCTCGACGGCAGCTACCGCATCGAGGAAGGGCTTCGCATTGCCAGGCGCCTGCTGCTCGACATCAACGCAATGGGCCTGCCCGCTGGCGTCGAATTCCTCGAGACGATCACGCCGCAATACATCGCCGACCTTGTTAGCTGGGGCGCGATCGGCGCGCGTACGACCGAAAGCCAGATCCATCGCCAGCTCGCCTCCGGCCTCTCCTGCCCGATCGGCTTCAAGAACGGCACCGACGGCGGCGTCCGTGTGGCGCTCGACGCCATCCTGGCCGCCTCGCAGCCGCATCACTTCCCCGCCGTCACCAAGGACGGGCAGGCCGCCATTGCCTCGACGAAGGGCAACGAGGACTGCCACATCATCCTGCGCGGCGGCAAACAGCCGAACTATGAAGCGGACGATGTCGAAGCTGTGGTCGGCGAGGCCGTCAAGCTAGGCGTGACCCCGCGCATCCTGATCGATGCCAGCCATGCCAACAGCCGCAAGGATCCGATGAACCAGCCGCGCGTCGTCAAATCCGTGGCCTCGCAGATCGCCGCCGGCAACCGCCACATCAAGGGTATGATGATCGAGAGCAACCTCGTCGCCGGCCGCCAGGATCTCGTCCCCGGCAAACCGCTGGTCTACGGCCAGTCGATCACCGATGGCTGCATCGACTGGGACATGTCGGTAGCAGTATTGGAAGACCTGGCGAAAGCCGCTGGCGCGCGGCGCAAAGCGGCGGCGGCTTAA
- a CDS encoding ABC transporter ATP-binding protein, translating into MHTPFSRARKSSRRHNLFLNFFRDYSNAAERERRWLRMRKFISYYRPHLPLLLADLLCAILVAGTAVALPLCANIVTSRLLALPDAPQAFAQIVAMGGVMLAVLTVQIAAIFFVDYRGHVMGARIEATVRQELFEHCQKLSFSFYDRQRTGQLMSRITNDSLWLGELFHHGPEDLSIAVLKYGGAMLVLFFIDPLLATLILLLTPVAVVYALYFNRRMNRALEDSKRQIAAVNERVEDALAGIRVVQSFANEALERQRFAAQNQRFLQSRADGYRSEAWFSVGTETFAQLVTILVIIAGGLRILTADLTVPDMLTFLLCVGVLVDPVQRLANFVRLWQEGYTGFIRAMEILEIDPDITDRPNARLMPVPRGEISFSNVAFGYEADGPRVLERLSLTIAPGEFVALVGPSGVGKSTLCALIPRFYDVEAGAIRIDGSDIRDLTLASLRRHVGVVQQDVYLFAGTVAENLRYGRPDATDAELEAAARAANAHDFIMGLPDGYDTDIGQRGVKLSGGQRQRITIARAFLKDPKILIFDEATSALDNESERAVQQALLSLANGRTTLVIAHRLSTVRHADRILVLTGDGIVEEGTHDALMARGGVYANLHSVQASI; encoded by the coding sequence ATGCACACGCCATTCTCCCGCGCGAGGAAAAGCTCGCGACGCCATAACCTCTTCCTGAACTTCTTCCGCGACTATTCAAACGCCGCTGAACGCGAACGGCGCTGGTTGCGCATGCGCAAGTTCATCTCCTATTACCGCCCGCATCTGCCTTTGCTGCTGGCGGATCTGCTTTGCGCCATACTCGTGGCCGGCACCGCCGTGGCATTGCCCCTCTGCGCCAATATCGTCACGAGCCGTCTTCTCGCTCTGCCCGATGCCCCCCAAGCATTCGCTCAGATCGTTGCCATGGGCGGTGTGATGCTGGCCGTTCTCACGGTCCAGATAGCGGCGATTTTCTTCGTCGATTATCGCGGCCATGTCATGGGCGCCCGCATCGAAGCGACGGTGCGGCAGGAACTCTTCGAGCATTGCCAGAAGCTGTCCTTCAGCTTCTACGATCGCCAGCGCACGGGGCAATTGATGAGCCGCATCACCAATGACTCCCTCTGGCTGGGCGAGCTCTTTCACCACGGCCCCGAGGATCTCTCCATTGCCGTTCTGAAATATGGCGGCGCCATGCTGGTCTTGTTTTTCATCGACCCGCTGCTGGCGACCCTCATCCTGCTGCTCACTCCGGTGGCGGTGGTCTACGCACTCTATTTCAACCGGCGCATGAACCGCGCACTCGAAGACAGCAAACGGCAGATCGCCGCCGTCAACGAGCGCGTCGAGGATGCGCTGGCGGGAATCCGCGTCGTCCAGTCCTTTGCTAACGAGGCGCTGGAACGGCAACGCTTCGCTGCCCAGAACCAACGTTTCCTGCAAAGCCGCGCCGACGGCTACCGCAGCGAGGCCTGGTTTTCGGTCGGCACCGAAACCTTCGCCCAGCTCGTCACCATATTGGTGATCATCGCAGGAGGCCTGCGCATCCTGACGGCGGACCTGACCGTCCCGGATATGCTGACCTTCCTGCTCTGCGTCGGCGTGCTGGTCGATCCGGTGCAGCGGCTCGCGAATTTTGTGCGCCTCTGGCAGGAGGGTTACACCGGCTTCATCAGGGCCATGGAAATCCTCGAGATCGATCCCGATATCACCGATCGGCCGAACGCGCGTCTGATGCCAGTACCGAGAGGCGAGATCAGTTTTTCCAACGTCGCCTTCGGCTACGAAGCCGATGGTCCCAGGGTGCTGGAGCGGCTTTCCCTCACCATCGCCCCCGGAGAGTTTGTCGCCCTGGTCGGCCCTTCGGGAGTAGGCAAGAGCACGCTTTGCGCGCTCATACCACGTTTCTACGATGTCGAGGCGGGCGCAATCCGCATCGACGGAAGCGATATCCGCGACCTCACGCTCGCCTCACTGCGGCGCCATGTCGGGGTGGTGCAGCAGGATGTCTATCTCTTTGCCGGTACTGTTGCGGAAAACCTGCGCTACGGCAGGCCGGATGCTACCGATGCCGAGCTCGAAGCGGCGGCCCGCGCCGCCAATGCGCATGATTTCATCATGGGCCTGCCCGATGGCTATGACACCGATATCGGCCAGCGCGGCGTCAAGCTCTCCGGTGGCCAGCGCCAGCGCATCACCATCGCCCGCGCCTTCCTCAAAGATCCGAAAATCCTGATCTTCGACGAAGCGACCAGCGCGCTCGATAACGAGAGCGAACGGGCGGTGCAGCAGGCGCTCCTGAGCTTGGCGAACGGCCGCACCACCCTGGTCATCGCCCACCGCCTCTCGACGGTCCGCCACGCCGACCGCATCCTGGTCCTTACGGGCGATGGCATCGTTGAAGAGGGAACACATGACGCGCTCATGGCGCGAGGCGGCGTCTACGCCAACCTGCACAGCGTTCAGGCGAGTATCTGA
- a CDS encoding GFA family protein — protein MSEQHTGGCLCGAVRFSIRAKPGPVVGCHCSQCRRQTGLYYAAVNVPRAALSVEDPGAVRWYRSSGEAKRGFCANCGSALFWQGDDSPEVSVLAGAFDEPSGLAFSHHIYCIDKGDFYDITDGLPQYDRYPPR, from the coding sequence ATGAGCGAACAACATACAGGCGGCTGTCTTTGCGGCGCCGTGCGATTTTCAATTCGGGCAAAGCCCGGGCCTGTCGTCGGTTGCCACTGTTCCCAATGCCGCCGGCAGACAGGACTCTATTATGCTGCGGTCAACGTGCCCCGCGCGGCGCTTTCGGTGGAGGATCCCGGCGCAGTCCGTTGGTATCGGTCGAGCGGCGAGGCGAAACGCGGCTTCTGCGCCAATTGCGGCTCCGCGCTGTTTTGGCAGGGGGATGACTCGCCGGAGGTTTCGGTCCTGGCCGGAGCTTTCGACGAACCGAGCGGCCTTGCCTTCAGCCATCACATCTATTGCATCGACAAGGGGGACTTCTACGACATAACAGATGGTCTGCCGCAATATGACAGGTATCCGCCCCGTTGA